A genomic segment from Terriglobales bacterium encodes:
- a CDS encoding FecR family protein, translating to MSNRRVGHALLFLAAAVGILLAAVPAARADSEVRIVRLSYVTGDVQMDRGTGQGFERAVMNMPVTSGSRIWTGDDGYAEVEFEDGSTGRLAPDTEVNVQELSLRGDGGRVSMLELQQGIAYFDVRASEADQFRVTIRGYDLQVPSRAHFRVIADQNMARVAVFDGTVVVPSGEGRIEVAKNQTLNLDLANPQYEVIGSVSQEPYDQWDSDRAEYRANYQAPAADSGAYSAQYSADYAADYSYGLSDMNYYGSYSYVSGWGWMWQPYFVGAGWNPWMDGAWVWYPGLGYVWVSAYPWGWMPYRYGDWFFISGHGWCWRPGRRWSHWDPVTPVHNPPPNFHPPHVPVSGGPHVVPVGHGPSTLYPDPNGGDWHGPRRPVDPGAPGIPVRVSLKTPEHPVPPDLRRPLGSGEEGSVPASGPVHQAPPTATPTVGAGGSFKGGQPIPPAPIPPRSAPDEHVAVPSGGTPPASVGSGTGSYKPVP from the coding sequence ATGAGCAACCGGAGAGTGGGCCACGCTCTTCTGTTCCTGGCCGCGGCAGTGGGTATCCTGCTGGCGGCGGTTCCCGCCGCTCGCGCCGACTCCGAGGTCCGCATCGTGCGGCTCAGCTACGTCACCGGCGACGTGCAGATGGATCGCGGCACCGGCCAGGGCTTTGAGCGCGCGGTGATGAACATGCCGGTCACCAGCGGCAGCCGCATCTGGACCGGCGACGACGGCTACGCCGAGGTGGAGTTCGAGGACGGCAGCACCGGTCGCCTGGCTCCCGACACCGAGGTCAACGTTCAGGAGCTCAGCCTGCGCGGCGACGGCGGCCGCGTCAGCATGCTCGAACTGCAGCAGGGGATCGCCTACTTCGACGTCCGCGCCAGCGAGGCCGACCAATTCCGCGTCACCATCCGTGGGTACGACCTGCAGGTGCCTTCCCGGGCGCACTTCCGCGTGATCGCCGACCAGAACATGGCCCGGGTCGCGGTCTTCGATGGCACGGTGGTGGTGCCTTCGGGCGAGGGGCGCATCGAGGTGGCCAAGAACCAGACGCTGAACCTGGATCTTGCCAACCCCCAGTACGAGGTGATCGGCAGCGTCTCCCAGGAGCCCTACGACCAGTGGGACAGCGATCGCGCCGAGTATCGCGCCAACTACCAGGCTCCGGCCGCCGACAGCGGCGCCTACTCCGCCCAGTACTCCGCCGACTATGCTGCCGACTACAGCTACGGGCTCTCGGATATGAATTATTACGGCAGCTACAGCTACGTCAGCGGCTGGGGCTGGATGTGGCAGCCGTACTTCGTCGGGGCGGGATGGAACCCGTGGATGGACGGCGCCTGGGTGTGGTACCCGGGCCTGGGATACGTCTGGGTCTCGGCCTATCCCTGGGGCTGGATGCCGTATCGCTACGGCGACTGGTTCTTCATCAGCGGGCACGGCTGGTGCTGGCGCCCGGGACGGCGTTGGAGCCACTGGGATCCGGTGACCCCGGTCCACAATCCTCCCCCGAACTTCCATCCCCCGCATGTGCCGGTGTCGGGCGGTCCGCATGTGGTGCCGGTGGGACATGGTCCAAGTACGTTGTATCCCGATCCCAATGGTGGCGACTGGCATGGTCCGCGGCGGCCGGTGGACCCTGGAGCGCCGGGAATTCCGGTGCGAGTCTCGCTGAAGACGCCCGAGCACCCCGTGCCTCCCGATCTGCGGCGCCCGCTCGGGTCCGGCGAGGAAGGAAGCGTGCCGGCCTCCGGGCCCGTGCACCAGGCTCCTCCCACGGCGACTCCGACGGTGGGAGCCGGCGGGAGTTTCAAGGGCGGACAACCCATTCCTCCCGCACCCATCCCGCCGCGCTCGGCGCCGGATGAACATGTCGCGGTGCCCTCGGGCGGCACGCCGCCGGCAAGTGTGGGAAGTGGGACGGGCTCTTACAAGCCTGTCCC